CAATAGATTTGCTCACCTCCATCAGCATCCGCTCTTTGATGGACATCCGGTTACGCATCTTATCCTTGTGGATGAACATGAAGCCGCCATGCTTTTCGCGTACAAATACGATGACTGTGGCAAACTCAAGGATGTTGTTGCGTCTTTGGGAATCTGTGCCAATGCATACTTTCAGCTTATACCCATTTTCACGCTCGCGCCTGATCACTTCATCCACTTCTGATAAAATAGAACCTTTCAGTTGCTCTCCGTTAAATCTTTTCCACATAATACAAATGGATTTTACTGATGGAATCTTTGAATCACGCGCTAAATTTACTACTACTTCCCTAAGTTCAGCACAGCCGAAGCAGAAAATTATGAACATTGCCGGTATTATGTATCTTCAGCCCGGCAGGTCAAAAGCCTTTCAATAAGCTCCGTCTCACCGAATCCTGCATGGCGGGAGAAAGATCAAATTGATAGCGATACATGGCATTTTCCCACTCGCCATAAACCGGATTAGGCAAAACGATAAGACGGTTTCCGAAAGCATTTCGAACGCTGTCCACTTTAGCATTCCGTTCTTCCCGCGTTTTCTTTTCAAAATCCTCCAGGAAGTCATTGAGGTTATCTCCGGCCATCATAGCGATCTCATATCCCTGTCTCCTTACCTTTTCCCGCCTCGGCTCCTTTCCGGAAGTTGTCGTCCGCAGCAACACACGTTCTTCATTTACTGCCGGGAAATCGAATCGCTGTAAATTCTTCATAGTTGCCTGCAACTCCTCCTGCTTCCGGTTAGAGATATAAAAGACGGCATACTCCAGGGAATCTGCCACCTGAAGAAAGCGCAGTGCTCCCGGCACTGTATCCGCTGCGGCCAGATCAGTCCAGCGCTTCCAGCTTTCGAACGTATATGGCTGATTATTCAGCACCTGCCACGCACCATACGGACTATTATCAAGGAGCGTTTCATCAATATCCACGACTACCGCCAGTTTCTGCTCCGGTTTCCGAGCCCGGATTTCCCGCAGTCGCATTTCGGCCAGAAAGTAGGTCTGGTAAACCAGCGCCCTATATTCTGCTGATCGCTGCACAAAAAGTACAGCCAGCGCCTTATGCTCAAGAGGAGCAACGGCAGGTGCAGTGGATTGATCCTGCACGGCTGGCGATTTTTGCGCAAGTTTGCAGGAAAATAATAGCAGAAGCACCAGCGGCAAATATCTGTACATAATGAAAACTTAAAATATTTGAAAGGGCAAAAATAGAAGAATGCAGCACTTCCATTTAGCACAACCGTTTCCCTGGCATTTACTGAAAACAAAAACTGATGGCAAGAAAAAACATACATGATAAAGTACCTGCCCATAGCCAAATGCTGATCCCTGTTTTGGAAGCATTAAAAAGACTTGGAGGTTCAGGTTCAATTGAGGAAATCAACGAAAAGGTATATGAAGTTGCTGGCTATACAGAAGACATACTGGAAATCCCTCATGATGAAAACGGAGTACAATCCAAAGTTGAATATCGTTTGGCCTGGGCAAGAACATATTTAAAGAAATACGGACTACTAGAAAACTCTTCTCGTGGTGTTTGGGCATTAGTTGATAATGAGATTGAAACTTCCAGATTAGATCCGGATAAAATTGTCCGCTCGGTAAGAGAGAAAGTCCGCAATCCAAAACCTGGAAAGTCAGTAGATCAGAATCTTCTTAATGAGAAGGAAGTATCAGACGAAATTGAAGAAGAAATAGATTGGAAAGAAAACCTAATTTCTGTCCTTTTGAAAATTGACCCTTCAGCTTTCGAGCGTTTATGTCAACGACTTTTAAGAGAAAGTGGATTTATCCAAGTTGAAGTAACAGGCAAAACTGGAGATGGAGGAATAGATGGGAGAGGAATTGTTAGAATAAACGGTTTTTTAAATTTTCACATTTTCTTTCAGTGCAAAAGGTACAAAGGTTCCGTAGGCTCTGGTGATGTCCGGGATTTCAGAGGTGCAATGCAAGGACGGGCAGATAAGGGATTGTTTATTTCAACCGGAAATTTTACAAGAGAAGCAATAAAAGAAGGAACAAGAGACGGAGCTCCGCCAATTGATCTCATTGATGGAGAGCAACTTTGTGATAAACTTAAGGAATTTAATCTTGGAGTGAAAACGGAATTAATAGAGGAAGTAAGCATCCTTCCCGAATGGTTTGACAAAATCTGAAAAGTAGTTTGATTTTAAAAAATTCCGGGGGCTTTCCAACCTTTTCTGTAATATGCCGCACTTTAGAGTGAATGGATCAGATGACGTCTCAGAAAATAAACAGGGAAGAACAGGCATTGATCAAGAGCTGCGTGGAAAACGACAGGCTTGCTCAGAAAACCCTGTTTGAAAAATATAAACGTGCTATGTACACCATTTGCTACCAAATGCTGGGGAATACAGATGATGCGCATGATGCTTTGCAGGAAGGTTTTATCAATGTATTCAAAAGCATCCGTTCATTTTCCGGCAGAGGAACGCTGGGGAGTTGGATAAAAACGATCATCATCAGGTCCGCGATTAAACAACTGGATCTGACGTCTCAAACTATAGATATTGACTATGCTGTGGAATTTGAAGCACCCCAATGGCCCAATGATATTGACGGAGAAATCCTGGAAAAGGCCATTACCTTGCTACCGGAAAAATGCCGGGTTGTGTTCCTGTTAATTGAAGTTGAAGAATATTCGCACAAAGAGGTAGCGGAAATGCTGGGCATTGGAATTGGCACTTCAAAATCGCAACTGCACTACGCCAAAAAGCTTTTATGTGAAAAATTGAAGCATATTTATGCATAATGATAAAGAATTAAAAAAAGCAATTAAAAAGCTCCCGGACCGATCTCCAGAGGCCGATTCATGGCCAGGAATAGCGCAGCGGCTGGATGAGCAGGAGTGCCTCCGCATGCCGCTCATGAAGTTGCCGCAGCATGAGCCCTCCGAAACTGCATGGCAACATATTGAAAAAGCCCTTCCGGGGAAAAGGATTCCCATGTATCGCTACTATACCGGAATTGCTGCGGCCATCCTGCTCCTGGCCGGACTGAGCATAGTTTTTAATATGGAAAAAACCGGGGCGGAAAAAGTAACGGTAAATTATTCAGTAGAATATACTGACGTTGCTAAAGACTGGGACCTGGATTTTTCTTCCACGCAAAAGGCACGCGAATATTTGCGGGACCTTTGCCAATCCTTTGAAAGTAATTGCGAAAGTGAAGAGTTTACTCAATTGAGGTCGGCATTAACGCAAACCGGTGATGCTATTGAAAGAACGGAAGGAATCCTGGCTACATTCCCCAATGATCCTGATCTTAACCGTAAGCTATTAAAATTCAAAAAGCAGGAAGCCAAAATTACCCGCGAGCTATTAGTCATAACCATGAAATAAAGCTGAAAATGAAAACGCTTTTATTTTTTCTACTATTCTTATTGGGTACTGCGAATGTATTTTCTCAGCAGCAGACGCAGGTGATTACCCGGCAATATGAACGCACCATTTCTGTAAAGGAAGGTGACAACCTTGAAATAAAAGGGGAGAAAGCCCGGATCACCGTTGAATCACATCCCCATAATGAAGTCGTTTTGCAGGTAAAGTTTACAGCGCGCCATACAGATAAAGTAACCGGGGAAACGGAACTTGATTATATGCGCTACACAGTTCAGGAGCGGAAGGGTACTATTTACATTGATAACTATTTTGCCATTCCAAAAAAGATAACCCAGGTAAATTCCAACCTACAGGCTGAGCTTTTAATAAAAGTTCCATCAGGTATGGCCATCAACCTATACAACTATTTTGGTAGCACTGCCATTACTAATTTATCGGGTGCTTTGGGCATTTCATCAGAATATGGCTTGCTGAATGTGGAAAACTGTAGCGGCCCCATATCTATTGACGTTACTTTCACTGAACTGAAAATAAAGCACTGCCGGAACATTGACATCCGTGGAAGCAACAGTGATGTCCGGGCTACCCTGCTTACAGGAAACATAGACTTTTCAGGTGAGAATTCTGATATTGACATTCAGTCTGCCGGTACAATAACCGGGAATATAGAGGTGCAAAACGGGGACGTAACACTTAGCGGCATTAAGCTCACCCAGCAATCAATTGAATTAACTTCCGCTCATGGAGAAATTGAAGTGCCTGCTCCTTTAAGCGTAATTGATGGCAATGAAAATTCCAGGGTGTATTTTCAGCCAAATCAATCGCTGCCGCTATTTAAAGTAAATTCATCTTTCGGAAAAATTCAAATTATTAAAGGTTAAACAAACTCATGAAAAACAATTGCTTAATTATTCTTATTGCTTTTTTGCCGGCTCTTCTATTTGCACAGGAGGAAGCTGACACGGCCAATGCAGCAAAATCAAGCTTTTCAGAAAAGTACAACTACCTCATCCGCGCTAAGGAGGAAAAAACACAGTTGTGGAAACTGACACCGGTAGGCAGTTTTGCTTTTGGTGGAGGCAGTGGCAGGACTATGTTTGCGCTATCTTCTTACTTCGGCTATGAAAGGAAACTCTCACGCAGCTTTTCCATAAATGGAGAAGCAGGGTTTAATCAATACTATTCTTTTGGAGAAGGATCCAACGATAAAACCTTCTGGTTATCCGGAAGTTTGGGCCCCCGGTATTATTATAATATAAACCGCAGGATAAGGCTGGGGAAATCAGCAAATAATTTATCAGCCAACTACTTTTCTGCAATGGCGAATTTTGGAGTGAATGGTCTGGCACCTGGTCCTTCTTTCTCTGCGCTTTACGGCCTTCAAAGAAGAATTGGGGATAATTTCTTTATTGATCTGGGAATCGGACCACAAATACGCATCAGGCAAAACTCCGTTGATCTGCTGCCAGACCTCAGACTAAGAATAGGCTGGGCCTGGTGAGCTGAAACGACTGATCAGCTAAGGCACATCACCGGTGGGAGCACGCGCTACGCTATCGCTGAACGCGCGCTAACAATTGTACATTACGTACCAACAATTTGAAGAAGTTATTTATCCTTTGCCGTTTCTTCAATCATTTCTGTCAACACCTTCAGATCTACATCTGTAAGTTTATTTATATAGAGACAGCCAACTCCGGTTTTGTGCTTGCCTAAACCTTTTAAAGCATCAGCATGTCGCTGGATGTCAAGGCCAAGATGCAGGGATAAGTTTGCTTTACGAGGCGAAAATCCCATATCAAACCAATCCACCTCCCTGCCTGTCTTCGGACTTTTGTACCGTTTTTTGCCAAAGCCAATGAGTGAAGCTCCCCACATTTTTGGCTCCTCTCCGCTGGCCTTTTTCATTAAGTTAAGGATGGTGAAACTGTCTTTGCGTTTTTGTTCATCCTTAATCGCATGGATAAAATCATCAACACTTGCAGAATTTTGCTTCGTTTTGATCTCAACCGGTTTTGATTTTTTCTCAGCCATGTTTTATTTATTTTGTTTTGCATTGATCAATTATCGTGGTGTTATCTACTCTTTCCGCTGCATTTCAAGGTTACTATTTTGCTGTCCAAGGAAGCTTGAAATTCCTGCTTGCGGGTAGCTGTCGTTAGCGGTTCATTGATTTTCATTATCTTTTATTACCTTGAAATTATTAAGCGCAATGCACAAGTAAAAGTTGGTTCAGAACGAAAATGTCCATATTTCTTGTCCCACTCGCCTGATCTCAGGTCATCTTCTAGTGCTTTAACGAATTTCTAATTGTTTGAATCCGTTTTTTATGTTGATCGAGTTGTAACCCCTTATTCTTTCAATGTTCACAATGTGCTTAAAGTTCCAACTCACCAAAAAGTCCGCTCGGTTTAGGGTCACAGAAATGGGTATTGATTTTAATTGGCTAATAAATACTTCACTTCTTCTCAATCACAATTTTTAGTTGTGCCCTTTCATTATCAGCATTTATTAGTTCCAAAATATACAGGCCGGGGGAAATATTTTCCAGGTCAAAACTGAAAAGCACAGGAATATCTGAAGCTGTCTGAACTTCCCGTCCCTGTGCATCTCTCAGGGTGAGGCGCTGCAATTCATCATGCGGTGATTCTACCAGCAAGTGCGTTGTGGCGGGATTAGGATATACTTTCACCTGCTTCAGCCAGGGCGTTTCTTCAATTGAGGTAATGATAATTTTCACCTGTACGGTGTCTCCGTTTGTGCAGCCGTTGAGGCCGGTTGCCAATACTTGCACTGTGTACGTGTCGGTGACTGGCGGATAGGTGTGCAGCGGATTCCGGTCATTGCCGTAGGTGCCGTCACCAAAATCCCAATTTACCCATGTCAGCGAATCCGGTGAGTTGAGCGTAAACTGCACCTGGAATTGCGCGGATCCGGGTGCCTGAGTGATATGCACCTGCGGGCGTGGCTTCACTTCAATACGCATGGTATCCTGGTTCGCGCAGTTATTAGCATCCGCATAGCTGTAGATGAGGTGGTGAGTTCCATTGCCTGCAACATCTGACATAAAGACATTGCCCTGCACTCCCGGCCCTGACCATTGTCCGCCTGAGGGCATTCCAATCAGGGGAATTTGTACGGGACGATCAGTGCAAAAGGAAGTATCAGCCGGCAGATTCACTGCTGGTGGAGGCAACACGGTTACTTTCATCGTGTCACTGTTTGCGCAGTCCTGTATGCCGGAGTAATCATAGACCAGGTAATGCGTTCCCACGCCTGCTGATGCGGGATCGAATGTGTTTCCGGTGACGCCCGGCCCTTTCCATGTTCCTCCTGCGGGTTGGCCCTGCAGCGTCTGCACACTTCTGTTGATGCACCAATTCTTATCCGGCCCTGCATTGACCGGTGTGAGCGAATCCACAGTCATGAGGACCGTATCACTTGATTGACAATTATCTGCTGATGTATAGGAATAGATTAACTCATGCCGGTCTACCCCTGCTGCCAGCGGATCGAAGATATAGCTCAATCCCTGGGGTGAAACTCCATTACCCGTCCATTCGCCACCTGAGGGGTTTCCCCGGAGCAAGAATGAAGGATTTTTAATGCATAGCAATGAATCCATTCCTGCAATGACAGAAGGCAGCGGATTAACAGTAATTTCAACCGAATCTTCGGAAGTACATCCTTGGCTGTTGGTAAAAGTATAGGTTAGATAATCCCCATCGTTTGCCTGTGATATCACAAGTTTGTTATCAACTACACCGGGGCCACTCCACGTTCCGCTGGAAGGCGAGACGTAATTGGAGAGATAAAGCGTGTCGCCATCCTCGCAAACCTCAGGAAGCGGATGCATCGCCAGGGAAGGTAATTGCAGGCTGTTCACTAATACGCTATCGGTATCTTCACATCCTTGCGCATCAACTACTTCTACTGTAAATAATTGATTGGTGCTGGCTACGCCCCTGTATATGCGGTCTGACACCGAACCCGGTTGCCAGGTGTAGCTGTAACTGCCATTTCCCGAAACCACTGTTGCCGTAAGCATAAACGAATCGCCCAGGCAAACATCAATGTCAGGACCTGCCGTCACTTCCAGGTTATCATAGAACGGAATCGTCACCGTGTCTCTGAAAGTCTGACTGCATTGGTTGCGGAAGGCTCTCACGGTATAAGGCTGGTCGCCTGCTGCCGGGAAGTTGAGGCTTTTGTTATGGATTTGAAAAGTATCGCCATCAATAGTCCATTCATAAGTGAGGGTAACATCTATCCCGGAAAGCGTCATATTTCCGCATCCTGTAGGAGTGGCCGTATAATTTGCCGCAGGTGCAGAGTCCACATCAATCCTGAAGGTCTTGACCAGATGATCCTGCATTGGACACCTTCTTCCAACAATATCCACGGAAAAGAAATGAGGTGAGGTGCCTATATCCGCAGCAGTTGGCGCCCATTTAAGATGAAACTGCTTTGAGGAATTGTTTCCTGTAATTTTAACGTTGGCGCCTGGAATGCCGTGGCCCCAGGTTATTGAGTTGGAATCCGTAGTATCAAATCCGGCAATGTCGAATTTCATTTCGAAAGTATCGCCAGGGCATGTGCGGTAGTGAGTGCTCAAAGAGGCCGGAGAAATAGTTATAGAATCCGTGAATTGGCAGGAGGTTATAATGGCTTGCCAGTCACGGGTTACTTCTCCGATTTTATTTCCATGCCGGTATTCCTCCACTTTTACGGCCATCCACGCAACCTGCGACTGCATGGGCCGGAATCTCAGTTGGCCGGAATCAGAATCAATATGAAAACCGCGGCAGAGGGGCCGAATGAAAGGCAGATTGTTGTTGGGAAATCCATTGAAATAGAGGGGCTTATCATAGCTGTAAGGAGTTAAATAGGGTATAGAATTGCTTGAATCCCGCAGAACAGGAGTTAGCGAGTATACCAAAGAATCACCATCTGCATCCACGGCATTGATGGCATGATCTATACATTCTGACGTACAGGAAATAGTGAGTGCGTTGCTTTGCAGAATCGGAGAACTGTTGGATCCCGACTGGCAGATGTTGATTGTGAGTTCATTATAATAGGATGTGCTGGAAAGGCCCATGCTGCGGGTGGTGCCGTCATAGTAAACCCTGAAGTTACAGGAATTCTTGTTGCCCAAAAACACCGTGTCTACAAAGATCTGCTTCTGCACACCATAGGGAAAGGAAGAGCTGCTGCTCTGGCAGCGGGACAGTTCGCTGGGGCAGAGGGAAGTAACATCAGTGTTGGAAACGATGGATAGGTACAATACCTCCTGGTAGTTCGAGTTCAACCCCTGGATTGTGGCAGGTACTGTGTCCGGCAGATTGATGGCATTGCAATCGCGGTAAATTGCTAACCTCACCTCGAAAGTGTCTCCGCCAATGTGCTGCATGGAGAATTCAGTGCCTACTACATGGCCACCCCGGCTTGGGTTTGCTGAAAAAATGAAAATTGTGAAAAATATAAATAAGTAAGAGTTTCTCATGGGGCTTTAAATTCAGATTATCGTGAAATTATATGAAGCTAACCAAATATCAAGGGTGGTGGTTCCTTATTCTTTCATAATTTCCAGCAGCATTTTAAGTATTCAAGTTTGAAAGGTTATGTATTTTTATTCTTTTTTATTGCTCCAAAAATACCGTTATTAGGACTAATGCGCATGGTTGCAGTATTTTGTAGCATGAAACCTAAAGGGTAGCAAAAAATGACTTATGACGGCTTTCCAAATGCTCTACTGTTCTGTGAACAAACTTACTTAAAGGCCGAAAACTTTGATTTACGGTTTTACCCACCATAATTATTAGAGGCAATTTCATCACGCTTTACCAATTATTACCCTTAAAGAAATCTTTTGAAGTTTTTATAAATAGATCTTTGTTTCCATCAAGATGGACCCAATGTCCGGTATTTGGCACAACCCATAGAAACGCATTTGGCATTTTTGCTTTAGTCCTGATAATACATTCCAATGGAGTAGCATGATCATTATCGCCCACTACCAGAAGAGTCAGGGTTTTAATGCTCTTTAAGTCAGCTTCATTTAATTGAACAGAGTAATTGGGAACCTGGTCGAGAATGTTTTTTATTCTATCATCACTAATTTGTTGATCACGCATCCACGGCAGATTTTCCAAATTTGCATATGACAAATATTCAACGAATTGAGGGAAATCTTCAGCATTCCATGTTCCGCAAGAACCAACTATTATCATGGATTTAATCAAATCCGGTTTTATCAATGCTAATTGGAAAAGGATCTCACCTCCATAACTGTAACCAATTGCATTAATATTATCTAAGCCTAAATATTCGATCAGGTCCATTAAATTCTGTGCTGCTGACCTTACAGATACCTCTTCAACAAAAGCACTCGACCTCCCATGCCCCATCAAGTGCACCAAATAGATCTTATATTCGTTGCTATATTCATGGATAAACTGCTTCCACGACTGCAATGACTGAGTAAAGCCATGTAAAAGAAACAGAGCTTTACCGTGACCATAAACCTCATAATAGGTATGAATGCCGTTTAATTCTATGGTATCTGCTCTATTAAACTTTTGTGAATTACCATTCATAGTTGGAATTATTAATCGTTAAAAAAAAGAACTCACTTATCCGCCTATTCAATAATTTTTCTAATGTGTACAAGATTCCTGGTATTACCCTTATCCCCAATCAGGTACGAGTTGTTGAAACGTCCCGGTGGGAGAACGTTCGTTAACGGGCATTCTTTGTT
This DNA window, taken from Bacteroidia bacterium, encodes the following:
- a CDS encoding 5'-nucleotidase, lipoprotein e(P4) family, which encodes MYRYLPLVLLLLFSCKLAQKSPAVQDQSTAPAVAPLEHKALAVLFVQRSAEYRALVYQTYFLAEMRLREIRARKPEQKLAVVVDIDETLLDNSPYGAWQVLNNQPYTFESWKRWTDLAAADTVPGALRFLQVADSLEYAVFYISNRKQEELQATMKNLQRFDFPAVNEERVLLRTTTSGKEPRREKVRRQGYEIAMMAGDNLNDFLEDFEKKTREERNAKVDSVRNAFGNRLIVLPNPVYGEWENAMYRYQFDLSPAMQDSVRRSLLKGF
- a CDS encoding DUF1801 domain-containing protein, with the translated sequence MAEKKSKPVEIKTKQNSASVDDFIHAIKDEQKRKDSFTILNLMKKASGEEPKMWGASLIGFGKKRYKSPKTGREVDWFDMGFSPRKANLSLHLGLDIQRHADALKGLGKHKTGVGCLYINKLTDVDLKVLTEMIEETAKDK
- a CDS encoding DUF4097 family beta strand repeat-containing protein, which produces MKTLLFFLLFLLGTANVFSQQQTQVITRQYERTISVKEGDNLEIKGEKARITVESHPHNEVVLQVKFTARHTDKVTGETELDYMRYTVQERKGTIYIDNYFAIPKKITQVNSNLQAELLIKVPSGMAINLYNYFGSTAITNLSGALGISSEYGLLNVENCSGPISIDVTFTELKIKHCRNIDIRGSNSDVRATLLTGNIDFSGENSDIDIQSAGTITGNIEVQNGDVTLSGIKLTQQSIELTSAHGEIEVPAPLSVIDGNENSRVYFQPNQSLPLFKVNSSFGKIQIIKG
- a CDS encoding ribonuclease H-like YkuK family protein, with translation MMWKRFNGEQLKGSILSEVDEVIRRERENGYKLKVCIGTDSQRRNNILEFATVIVFVREKHGGFMFIHKDKMRNRMSIKERMLMEVSKSIEIAYELCPLLDKHKVDLEVHADINTSPQFKSNSALSEAMGYILSMGFIFKAKPEAFASTSCANKMVN
- a CDS encoding T9SS type A sorting domain-containing protein produces the protein MRNSYLFIFFTIFIFSANPSRGGHVVGTEFSMQHIGGDTFEVRLAIYRDCNAINLPDTVPATIQGLNSNYQEVLYLSIVSNTDVTSLCPSELSRCQSSSSSFPYGVQKQIFVDTVFLGNKNSCNFRVYYDGTTRSMGLSSTSYYNELTINICQSGSNSSPILQSNALTISCTSECIDHAINAVDADGDSLVYSLTPVLRDSSNSIPYLTPYSYDKPLYFNGFPNNNLPFIRPLCRGFHIDSDSGQLRFRPMQSQVAWMAVKVEEYRHGNKIGEVTRDWQAIITSCQFTDSITISPASLSTHYRTCPGDTFEMKFDIAGFDTTDSNSITWGHGIPGANVKITGNNSSKQFHLKWAPTAADIGTSPHFFSVDIVGRRCPMQDHLVKTFRIDVDSAPAANYTATPTGCGNMTLSGIDVTLTYEWTIDGDTFQIHNKSLNFPAAGDQPYTVRAFRNQCSQTFRDTVTIPFYDNLEVTAGPDIDVCLGDSFMLTATVVSGNGSYSYTWQPGSVSDRIYRGVASTNQLFTVEVVDAQGCEDTDSVLVNSLQLPSLAMHPLPEVCEDGDTLYLSNYVSPSSGTWSGPGVVDNKLVISQANDGDYLTYTFTNSQGCTSEDSVEITVNPLPSVIAGMDSLLCIKNPSFLLRGNPSGGEWTGNGVSPQGLSYIFDPLAAGVDRHELIYSYTSADNCQSSDTVLMTVDSLTPVNAGPDKNWCINRSVQTLQGQPAGGTWKGPGVTGNTFDPASAGVGTHYLVYDYSGIQDCANSDTMKVTVLPPPAVNLPADTSFCTDRPVQIPLIGMPSGGQWSGPGVQGNVFMSDVAGNGTHHLIYSYADANNCANQDTMRIEVKPRPQVHITQAPGSAQFQVQFTLNSPDSLTWVNWDFGDGTYGNDRNPLHTYPPVTDTYTVQVLATGLNGCTNGDTVQVKIIITSIEETPWLKQVKVYPNPATTHLLVESPHDELQRLTLRDAQGREVQTASDIPVLFSFDLENISPGLYILELINADNERAQLKIVIEKK
- a CDS encoding alpha/beta hydrolase, whose protein sequence is MNGNSQKFNRADTIELNGIHTYYEVYGHGKALFLLHGFTQSLQSWKQFIHEYSNEYKIYLVHLMGHGRSSAFVEEVSVRSAAQNLMDLIEYLGLDNINAIGYSYGGEILFQLALIKPDLIKSMIIVGSCGTWNAEDFPQFVEYLSYANLENLPWMRDQQISDDRIKNILDQVPNYSVQLNEADLKSIKTLTLLVVGDNDHATPLECIIRTKAKMPNAFLWVVPNTGHWVHLDGNKDLFIKTSKDFFKGNNW
- a CDS encoding RNA polymerase sigma factor; the encoded protein is MDQMTSQKINREEQALIKSCVENDRLAQKTLFEKYKRAMYTICYQMLGNTDDAHDALQEGFINVFKSIRSFSGRGTLGSWIKTIIIRSAIKQLDLTSQTIDIDYAVEFEAPQWPNDIDGEILEKAITLLPEKCRVVFLLIEVEEYSHKEVAEMLGIGIGTSKSQLHYAKKLLCEKLKHIYA
- a CDS encoding restriction endonuclease, whose product is MARKNIHDKVPAHSQMLIPVLEALKRLGGSGSIEEINEKVYEVAGYTEDILEIPHDENGVQSKVEYRLAWARTYLKKYGLLENSSRGVWALVDNEIETSRLDPDKIVRSVREKVRNPKPGKSVDQNLLNEKEVSDEIEEEIDWKENLISVLLKIDPSAFERLCQRLLRESGFIQVEVTGKTGDGGIDGRGIVRINGFLNFHIFFQCKRYKGSVGSGDVRDFRGAMQGRADKGLFISTGNFTREAIKEGTRDGAPPIDLIDGEQLCDKLKEFNLGVKTELIEEVSILPEWFDKI